GAGGTGCACGCCGCGGGGGGGGACGTCACGGTGCTCCGCGCCCGGTTCATCATCGTGGCGACGGGGACGATCCCCGCCGTCCCGTCGAGCATCAAGCTCGACGGCGAGCGACTCCTCAGCAGCGACAGCGTCATGTTCATGAAGTTTCTGCCGCGCACGATGACGGTGGTGGGGGGCGGCGTCGTCGGCATCGAGTACGCGTCGATGTTCGCCGCGCTCGGGTGCAAGGTCACGGTGGTCGATCTCCGAAAGCGGCTTCTCGAGTTCGTCGACACCGAGATCCTCGAGGATCTCATCTACCAGCTCCGCCAGACGGGGTGCACCTTCCGCCTCGGCGAGGAGGTCGAGCACATCTCGGTGGAGGAGAACGGATCGAAGGGGGCCGTCACACATCTGAAGTCGGGGAAGCAGATCTTCACCGAGGTCGTCCTCTTCTCCGCCGGGCGCATCGGCGCGACGGCCGATCTGAACCTCAAGGCCGTCGGCCTCGAGGCCGACCCGCGCGGGCGTCTCAAGGTCGACGGCAGCTACCGGACGACGGTGCCGCACATCTTCGCCGCCGGCGACGTCATCGGCTTCCCCTCGCTCGCCTCGACGTCGGCGGAGCAGGGGAGGCTCGCCGCCTGCTACGCCCTGGGGAAGCCCGTGCACTCCGTCCCTGAGCTCTTCCCGTACGGCATCTACGCCATCCCGGAGCTGTCGATGGTGGGGAAAAACGAAGACGAGCTGACGACCGCGGGCGTCCCCTACGAGTTCGGCGTCGCGAGGTACAAGGAGATCGCGCGCGGGCAGAT
This portion of the Acidobacteriota bacterium genome encodes:
- the sthA gene encoding Si-specific NAD(P)(+) transhydrogenase, giving the protein MGGAEVGQDQEFDFVVIGSGPAGQRAAVQASKFGKKVCVIERKEVLGGVCVNTGTIPSKTLREAVLHLSGVRERAFYGAAYRVKSDTTASDLFQRCNMVVAREIDVIRSQLQRNNVVLMGGEASFRDPHTVEVHAAGGDVTVLRARFIIVATGTIPAVPSSIKLDGERLLSSDSVMFMKFLPRTMTVVGGGVVGIEYASMFAALGCKVTVVDLRKRLLEFVDTEILEDLIYQLRQTGCTFRLGEEVEHISVEENGSKGAVTHLKSGKQIFTEVVLFSAGRIGATADLNLKAVGLEADPRGRLKVDGSYRTTVPHIFAAGDVIGFPSLASTSAEQGRLAACYALGKPVHSVPELFPYGIYAIPELSMVGKNEDELTTAGVPYEFGVARYKEIARGQILGDQTGLLKLLFHRDTRKLLGVHIIGTGATELVHIGQAVMAFEGTVDYFVSAVFNYPTLAECYKVAALDGINKLGG